A stretch of the Enterobacter mori genome encodes the following:
- the flgN gene encoding flagella biosynthesis chaperone FlgN, with protein MSRLSEILDQMTVVLNDLKTVMDAEQQHLSSGQINGSALQRITEDKSSLLATLDYLEHQRRAEQDQKRSANDEIVERWQTITEKTQHLRDLNQHNGWLLEGQMVRNQQALEVLKPHKEPGLYGADGQTAAARITGGKKISI; from the coding sequence ATGAGTCGACTGTCAGAAATACTGGATCAAATGACGGTTGTCCTGAACGACCTGAAAACGGTAATGGATGCTGAACAACAACACCTGTCTTCGGGTCAAATCAACGGCAGCGCGTTGCAACGCATTACTGAAGACAAAAGTTCGCTTCTGGCGACGCTGGATTACCTTGAGCATCAGCGACGCGCTGAACAGGATCAGAAGCGCAGCGCCAACGATGAAATTGTCGAACGCTGGCAAACGATTACGGAAAAAACCCAGCATCTGCGCGATCTCAACCAGCATAACGGTTGGTTACTTGAGGGGCAGATGGTGCGTAATCAGCAGGCTCTGGAAGTATTAAAGCCACATAAAGAGCCTGGGCTGTACGGTGCGGATGGTCAGACGGCCGCGGCACGGATTACGGGCGGGAAAAAGATTTCGATTTGA
- the flgM gene encoding flagellar biosynthesis anti-sigma factor FlgM codes for MSIDRTSALKPVSTVQPRETNDAPAQKTRLEKPSTANSTSVTLSDAQSKLMQPGSSDINMERVEALKTAIRNGELKMDTSKIADALIEEAQSFLQSK; via the coding sequence ATGAGCATTGATCGTACATCAGCCCTGAAGCCGGTTAGTACTGTACAACCTCGCGAAACGAATGACGCACCCGCGCAGAAAACGCGTCTGGAAAAACCGTCTACGGCTAACAGCACCAGCGTGACCTTAAGCGACGCGCAGTCCAAACTGATGCAGCCGGGCAGCAGCGATATCAACATGGAACGTGTTGAAGCGCTGAAAACGGCCATTCGTAACGGCGAGCTGAAAATGGATACAAGCAAAATCGCTGACGCGCTGATCGAGGAAGCGCAGAGTTTCTTACAGAGTAAATAA
- the flgA gene encoding flagellar basal body P-ring formation chaperone FlgA gives MRTIKRGLAATLLLLSPLAQAENLQAQLTAFFAQQLAGFSDEVSVTVRTPSNLYPSCEQPSFTVTGATKLWGNVNVLARCTNEKRYLQVAVQATGNYVVAAAPIARGSVLQASSVTLKRGRLDQLPPRTMLDINQAQDAVSLRDMAPGQAIQLSMLRKAWRVKAGQQVMVVANGDGFSINSEGKALNNAAVAQNARVRMSSGQVVSGTVDSDGNILINL, from the coding sequence ATGCGGACGATAAAACGAGGCCTGGCGGCAACCTTATTGCTTTTAAGCCCTCTGGCGCAGGCTGAAAACTTACAGGCTCAGTTGACGGCCTTTTTTGCACAGCAGCTGGCGGGCTTTAGCGATGAAGTCAGCGTCACCGTGCGCACGCCGTCCAATCTCTATCCCTCCTGCGAGCAGCCCTCATTCACCGTGACCGGCGCGACAAAGCTGTGGGGTAACGTGAACGTGCTGGCGCGCTGCACCAACGAAAAACGCTATTTACAGGTTGCGGTTCAGGCGACGGGAAATTATGTTGTTGCCGCCGCGCCCATTGCCCGCGGCAGCGTACTGCAGGCCAGCAGCGTGACGCTTAAGCGCGGTCGACTGGATCAGCTTCCGCCGCGAACGATGCTGGACATAAACCAGGCACAGGACGCGGTCAGCCTGCGCGATATGGCACCAGGCCAGGCCATTCAACTCTCCATGCTGCGTAAAGCGTGGCGGGTGAAAGCGGGTCAACAGGTGATGGTGGTTGCCAACGGAGACGGCTTTAGTATCAACAGTGAAGGTAAGGCATTAAACAATGCCGCCGTGGCGCAAAATGCCCGGGTCAGAATGTCTTCAGGCCAGGTGGTTAGCGGGACCGTCGATTCTGATGGGAATATTCTGATTAACCTATAA
- the flgB gene encoding flagellar basal body rod protein FlgB, whose protein sequence is MLDKLDAALRFQQEALNLRAQRQEILAANIANADTPGYQARDIDFSSELKKVMERGRAEGTGVALALTSSRHIPAQAMTAPTTDLLYRIPDQPSLDGNTVDMDRERTQFADNSLQYQTGLTLLGGQIKGMMTVLQGGN, encoded by the coding sequence ATGCTCGATAAACTCGACGCCGCGTTACGTTTTCAGCAGGAAGCGCTCAATTTACGCGCCCAGCGGCAGGAGATTTTAGCCGCCAATATTGCCAACGCTGATACCCCGGGGTATCAGGCGCGCGATATTGATTTTTCCAGTGAACTTAAAAAAGTGATGGAGCGTGGACGTGCCGAAGGAACGGGTGTCGCACTTGCACTGACATCCTCACGCCATATTCCTGCTCAGGCGATGACCGCGCCAACGACCGATTTACTTTATCGCATTCCCGACCAGCCATCGCTTGACGGCAACACCGTCGACATGGACCGGGAGCGTACGCAGTTCGCCGATAACAGCCTGCAGTACCAGACGGGCCTGACCCTACTCGGCGGACAAATTAAAGGCATGATGACCGTCCTGCAAGGGGGCAACTAA
- the flgC gene encoding flagellar basal body rod protein FlgC, which yields MALLNIFDIAGSALTAQSKRLNVAASNLANADSVTGPDGQPYKAKQVVFQVDAAPGAATGGVKVSDVVESQAPDKLVYEPGNPLADASGYVKMPNVDVVGEMVNSMSASRSYQANVEVLNTVKSMMLKTLTLGQ from the coding sequence ATGGCTTTGCTGAATATTTTTGATATCGCCGGTTCGGCGTTAACGGCACAGTCCAAGCGTCTGAACGTTGCCGCCAGTAACCTCGCTAACGCCGACAGCGTAACCGGTCCTGACGGACAGCCCTATAAAGCGAAACAGGTGGTCTTTCAGGTCGATGCTGCACCGGGTGCGGCAACAGGCGGCGTGAAAGTCTCTGACGTGGTGGAGAGCCAGGCACCGGATAAGCTGGTGTATGAACCGGGCAACCCGCTCGCCGATGCCAGTGGTTACGTGAAGATGCCTAACGTGGATGTGGTCGGTGAGATGGTGAACTCGATGTCCGCCTCGCGCAGCTATCAGGCAAACGTCGAAGTGCTCAACACCGTGAAGAGCATGATGCTCAAAACACTCACGCTCGGCCAGTAA